The proteins below are encoded in one region of Candidatus Aegiribacteria sp.:
- a CDS encoding serine hydrolase — protein sequence MRIFKPGSIFISVAVLLITANGICLADPPDAYILEIMAQYHYPGCAAVAASGDSIIWSGAFGDANFNQGTIVTDSTLFYLYSPSKTVTGVVFMQLWEDGLVGLDDDISDYLPCTIENPFYPGVTITPRMILTHTSALDDNPALNDELIALGDSTYSNIEFCQEFFVPGGSLYSTDNFQNFEPGSDYDYSTISFTVLAAITESVSPYSDSFDLHCREYLFEPLLMDNTSFIISSIDTTQLAMPYSWNGSTHVPYGYRTTPHYPGAWLKTSALQLKNYLIAFMQGGEIGGVRILESTTVDSMLTIQYPGIDPHQGLAWYRTYHGGREIWGHSGGGFGYGGSSEMFYCPAENSSVIVLTNGESGATSLIMDSLFNYVSAELSIETGDGVLSCVALSRICPNPFTGSTAISFELPASAQIHLDVYDICGRKVRSLVEGGYPAGTTSVDFQQGELSSGLYFIVLRSGSDIRTERCVLLKQ from the coding sequence ATGAGAATATTCAAGCCGGGTTCAATTTTCATATCCGTTGCAGTTCTGCTGATTACCGCGAACGGAATTTGCCTTGCTGATCCACCGGACGCCTACATTCTGGAGATCATGGCGCAATATCATTATCCTGGTTGCGCCGCCGTTGCAGCATCAGGCGATTCTATTATCTGGAGTGGAGCTTTCGGTGACGCCAACTTCAATCAGGGAACGATTGTAACTGATTCTACACTGTTCTACCTGTATTCCCCGAGTAAAACCGTTACCGGTGTCGTCTTCATGCAACTATGGGAAGACGGGCTAGTTGGTCTGGATGATGACATTAGCGACTATTTGCCCTGTACTATCGAGAATCCTTTCTATCCTGGAGTGACGATTACACCAAGGATGATTCTGACACATACATCTGCTCTCGATGATAATCCCGCCCTGAACGATGAGCTGATCGCTCTGGGTGACAGTACGTACTCGAACATAGAGTTCTGTCAGGAGTTCTTTGTGCCTGGCGGGTCGCTCTACAGCACTGACAATTTCCAGAACTTCGAACCGGGAAGCGACTATGATTACTCGACTATCTCCTTCACAGTACTGGCTGCCATCACTGAAAGTGTCAGCCCTTACTCGGATTCATTCGATCTTCACTGCAGGGAATATCTATTTGAGCCGCTTCTGATGGACAACACTTCCTTCATCATCAGCTCAATTGACACAACACAGCTGGCAATGCCTTACAGCTGGAACGGTTCAACCCACGTACCCTATGGTTATCGCACCACCCCTCATTACCCAGGCGCGTGGTTGAAAACTAGTGCGTTACAGCTGAAAAACTATCTTATTGCCTTCATGCAGGGCGGTGAGATCGGTGGAGTCAGAATACTCGAAAGCACCACTGTGGATTCCATGTTAACTATCCAGTATCCAGGAATTGATCCCCACCAGGGCCTTGCCTGGTACCGCACTTACCACGGCGGTCGTGAGATATGGGGACACTCCGGAGGGGGCTTCGGGTACGGCGGCAGTTCTGAAATGTTCTACTGTCCTGCTGAAAACTCATCTGTGATTGTTCTTACCAATGGAGAATCAGGTGCTACGAGCCTTATTATGGATTCTCTGTTCAACTACGTTTCCGCAGAGTTGTCCATTGAAACCGGTGATGGGGTTTTGTCATGCGTAGCCTTATCACGGATATGCCCGAACCCTTTCACAGGCAGCACGGCAATATCTTTCGAACTGCCTGCATCGGCGCAGATTCATCTCGATGTGTACGATATTTGCGGTAGAAAAGTCAGGTCACTCGTAGAGGGCGGCTATCCTGCCGGCACAACCAGTGTGGATTTTCAGCAGGGTGAACTGTCAAGCGGCCTCTACTTCATTGTATTACGTTCAGGTTCCGACATACGGACGGAAAGGTGTGTGCTGCTCAAGCAGTAG
- a CDS encoding ATP-binding protein codes for MIKREAEATVKELARGYPVVIITGPRQSGKTTLARSAFPDKEYVSLENLDTRGSANEDPRLFLDRYPDGAIFDEVQHCPDLLSYMQEAIDFSSSTGDFILTGSQRFGVLSGITQSLAGRAAHLELLPFSLSELSDFIPSYTLDGIMFSGLYPPVHDRELDPGIWAGNYIRSYVERDVRRLINVKDLSVFQRFVGLCAGRIGQLVNLSSMAADAGITHNTAKEWISLLEACYIVFLLRPHHRNFSKRLIKSPKLYFHDTGLASYLLSIETERTMNLSSMRGPLFENLIVSEMLKTRYNSGRRNNLHFWRDRAGHEVDVIVDRGDVFIPVEMKSGQTVTTDSFKGLNWMKALASEDDSFLVYGGERSYYRAGTSVISWRDHTAIRSIQT; via the coding sequence ATGATTAAAAGAGAAGCTGAAGCAACTGTAAAAGAACTTGCCCGGGGTTATCCTGTAGTGATAATCACAGGACCACGTCAATCAGGCAAAACCACTCTTGCTAGAAGTGCATTTCCTGATAAGGAATATGTTTCTCTTGAAAACCTTGATACGCGCGGATCAGCAAATGAGGATCCAAGGCTGTTTCTTGACCGTTACCCCGATGGAGCGATCTTCGACGAAGTTCAACACTGTCCCGATCTGTTGTCTTACATGCAGGAAGCTATTGATTTCAGCAGCAGCACCGGTGATTTTATTCTTACTGGTAGTCAGAGATTCGGAGTTCTTTCAGGAATAACCCAGAGCCTGGCCGGTAGAGCGGCTCACCTTGAGTTGCTGCCCTTCAGCTTGTCCGAACTATCCGATTTCATTCCATCATATACACTTGATGGTATTATGTTCAGCGGATTGTATCCTCCTGTGCATGACCGGGAGCTTGATCCCGGCATATGGGCGGGTAACTACATAAGATCCTATGTGGAACGAGATGTCCGCAGACTGATAAATGTGAAAGATCTGAGCGTATTCCAGCGTTTTGTGGGATTATGCGCAGGAAGGATCGGTCAGCTGGTGAACCTTTCCAGCATGGCAGCAGACGCAGGAATTACTCACAATACGGCGAAAGAATGGATATCCCTTCTTGAGGCTTGCTACATTGTGTTTCTTCTTCGTCCGCACCACAGAAATTTCTCGAAGCGACTCATCAAATCCCCGAAGCTGTATTTCCATGATACCGGTCTTGCCTCATACCTTCTCTCCATAGAGACGGAAAGAACAATGAATTTGTCATCTATGAGAGGCCCTCTCTTCGAGAACTTAATAGTTTCGGAAATGCTGAAAACCAGATACAATTCAGGCAGAAGGAACAATCTTCACTTCTGGAGAGATAGAGCCGGACATGAAGTTGATGTAATTGTTGACCGGGGAGACGTATTTATTCCTGTTGAAATGAAATCCGGACAAACAGTAACAACAGACTCTTTCAAAGGGCTCAACTGGATGAAGGCACTTGCTTCCGAAGATGACTCATTCCTTGTTTACGGAGGAGAACGCTCATACTATAGAGCCGGCACATCAGTGATCTCGTGGCGCGATCACACTGCCATCAGATCAATTCAAACCTGA
- a CDS encoding plasmid pRiA4b ORF-3 family protein, producing the protein MTGKAPSDNQWKRLFNLAEEISQLKPWNSLPECSVFGVRLPEDAVNGYIAVIGELGQVSGVMAYIGEASLDKLRYIYSSECLLELTMLSVTFDPPESLEEKDRMFAESLGLDLERDRGIPVFRSHRPGYMPWYIEGDEAARMIIFLEQAVEVFRRGDFTNFLELGSDNTRCMYRVLQEGGGWRDSIEKVPENPEYKKQFVIQNELLRSIWKLPVSNGPVQADLLMMPAAIGGPGERPSNAYILLLVDEKSYYIMAHEMISPLPSLRDMELSIPSRLLRAFKKAGVKPCVMKVLQDGKLSDIMHQLGKKNLPFKVSEEEVLDSLDDVRENLFEIFSEGDDNGFSEQTGEDIPEEYDKIHILKVALMHDRRTYRSIGIRGDQSLMDLHFAIFRAFEMEEMHLYSFFLPPRPTTSKRVIMDSIEFTDTEAVFPATRNEQYDASNIAIANLGLNLKQKFYYVFDWGDECWFELTYQGMKDIDIDNPPKVITLKGELPPLYS; encoded by the coding sequence ATGACCGGAAAAGCGCCGTCCGATAACCAGTGGAAGAGACTGTTCAACCTCGCGGAGGAGATATCTCAACTTAAACCATGGAATAGCCTGCCGGAATGCAGTGTCTTCGGCGTCCGTCTTCCGGAGGACGCCGTGAACGGTTACATCGCTGTCATTGGAGAACTGGGGCAGGTTTCAGGTGTGATGGCGTACATAGGAGAAGCCTCTCTGGACAAACTTCGGTACATCTACAGTTCTGAATGTTTACTGGAGCTTACAATGCTGTCTGTTACCTTCGATCCCCCGGAAAGCCTGGAAGAAAAGGACAGAATGTTCGCTGAATCGCTCGGGCTTGATCTAGAACGGGACCGGGGCATACCGGTATTCAGATCCCACAGGCCGGGGTACATGCCCTGGTATATCGAAGGTGACGAAGCTGCCCGGATGATCATCTTCCTGGAACAGGCTGTGGAGGTTTTCCGGAGGGGCGATTTCACCAACTTCCTCGAACTCGGAAGCGATAATACCAGGTGTATGTACCGTGTACTTCAGGAAGGCGGCGGGTGGAGGGACAGTATTGAAAAGGTCCCGGAGAACCCGGAGTACAAAAAACAATTCGTTATACAGAACGAACTTCTGAGAAGCATCTGGAAGCTCCCGGTGAGCAATGGCCCCGTACAGGCGGATCTTCTGATGATGCCAGCGGCCATAGGCGGCCCCGGCGAACGGCCTTCAAACGCTTACATCCTGCTCCTCGTTGACGAGAAATCCTACTACATAATGGCCCATGAGATGATAAGCCCACTCCCCTCGCTGAGGGACATGGAGCTTTCCATTCCCTCCCGTCTGCTGAGGGCGTTTAAGAAGGCTGGCGTTAAGCCCTGCGTAATGAAGGTATTACAGGACGGGAAACTATCGGATATAATGCATCAGCTTGGAAAGAAGAACCTTCCATTCAAGGTATCGGAAGAGGAAGTTCTGGATTCTCTTGATGATGTGCGGGAAAACCTTTTTGAGATATTTTCAGAAGGAGACGATAATGGTTTCAGTGAGCAGACGGGCGAAGATATCCCGGAGGAGTATGACAAAATACATATACTGAAAGTTGCGTTAATGCATGACCGCAGAACTTACCGCAGTATCGGCATAAGGGGGGATCAATCATTGATGGATCTTCATTTCGCCATATTCCGGGCATTCGAAATGGAGGAAATGCATCTGTATTCTTTCTTCCTGCCCCCTCGGCCAACCACATCTAAAAGAGTCATAATGGATTCCATCGAGTTCACCGATACGGAAGCTGTCTTCCCCGCGACCCGCAACGAGCAGTACGACGCTTCTAACATTGCTATAGCGAATCTTGGACTGAATCTGAAGCAGAAATTCTACTACGTCTTTGACTGGGGAGATGAATGCTGGTTTGAACTGACGTACCAGGGAATGAAGGACATTGATATCGATAACCCACCGAAGGTCATAACGTTGAAAGGCGAATTACCTCCCCTGTACTCCTGA